A portion of the Aricia agestis chromosome 1, ilAriAges1.1, whole genome shotgun sequence genome contains these proteins:
- the LOC121728265 gene encoding inactive dipeptidyl peptidase 10 isoform X2 codes for MNNSTFRELNAVDFKVSADFKFVLLISDVRPGWRHARLARYHVYDVITRNKIPISPVEDDRAAPLLQYAEWAPVGSGLVFVHDNDIYYKPKVLKTLVCRITSNGVPGVIFNGVPDFLYETEVLRLDRALWFSADGQALMYVTYNDSLVQQHKYPWYGLDQQEPPAYPAIRTLRYPKVNTNNPVATVYVVSLKTPKFLFPQVIQFSPPFDTSWYVRWTHWISERQIAVLLLNRPQNVSIISICNATSYNCQDIYRDESEGTRWSGLGSDPVEEDCGWCGGAPLVGGRSGVFTSTPITDQGGIWRHAIHLTQDIRTTLTQGNFEITQMVGWDDKRRLLYVMGTAPEKPGERHLYRVSVPVNGWPPPPACLTCPGYEPDTTVEPSTEETEYENTTSSLPAWPTSTILPHVADENDSLPTVCLYNRVIFSKNFSYYVQECLGPSTPAIFVCTAGGERRSVLWDGQPLRQQFAALAQPQQKVFRVEVQAHREARVRLLLPPGLRETDDLPLPLVLHVSAEPGGQLVTERWRPDWSWYLATSRNFIVAEIDARGSGGQGEELRTEIYQRLLSVDVEDQIAVLTYLRDNLKAVDGARVGACGRGYGAGAALALAAGDARNLTRCIALAAPLADLRQHNSYWTERYGGAHGVAAGGAVWRRAGNLPPRRLLLAHATADLRAPPAHALALARALVKASALYTHQVYPDEGHNFEKSNLHLHKTMEQFFEECFGPVEVADWDAAGMGGLFPFRD; via the exons AGAGAGCTAAACGCTGTGGACTTTAAGGTGTCAGCGGACTTCAAGTTCGTGCTGCTGATATCGGACGTGCGGCCGGGCTGGCGGCACGCGCGCCTTGCGCGGTACCACGTCTATGACGTCATCACTAG GAACAAAATCCCCATATCGCCCGTGGAGGATGACCGCGCGGCGCCGCTGCTGCAGTACGCGGAGTGGGCGCCGGTCGGCTCCGGCCTGGTCTTCGTCCACGACAACGACATCTACTACAAACCTAAGGTCCTCAAGACGCTGGTGTGCCGAATTACCAGCAATG GTGTACCCGGCGTGATATTCAACGGCGTACCCGACTTCCTCTACGAGACGGAGGTTTTACGCCTGGACCGGGCGCTCTGGTTCAGCGCGGACGGCCAGGCGCTCATGTACGTGACGTACAACGACTCGCTGGTCCAGCAGCACAAGTACCCCTGGTATGGGCTCGACCAGCAGGAGCCGCCGGCGTACCCCGCTATACGGACCTTACGGTATCCCAAG GTAAACACAAACAACCCGGTGGCGACTGTCTACGTCGTCAGTTTGAAGACGCCGAAATTCTTGTTCCCACAAGTCATACAGTTTTCCCCACCGTTTGATACAA GTTGGTATGTGCGCTGGACACACTGGATAAGCGAGAGACAGATAGCTGTTCTGCTCCTCAACAGACCACAGAACGTGTCCATCATCAGCATCTGCAACGCCACGTCGTACAATTGCCAAGAT ATATACAGAGACGAATCCGAAGGCACTCGCTGGTCGGGTCTGGGTTCGGATCCGGTGGAGGAGGACTGCGGGTGGTGCGGGGGCGCGCCGCTGGTGGGCGGCCGCAGTGGCGTGTTCACATCCACACCCATCACCGACCAGGGCGGCATATGGAGGCACGCGATACACCTCACACAAGATATCCGGACTACGCTCACGCAGGGAAATTTCGAGATCACGCAGATGGTCGGATGGGACGATAAGAGACGGCTTTT GTACGTGATGGGCACGGCACCGGAGAAGCCTGGCGAGCGGCACCTATACCGGGTGTCGGTGCCCGTCAACGGCTGGCCCCCGCCCCCCGCCTGCCTCACCTGTCCCGGCTACGAGCCTGACACTACTGTGGAGCCTAGTACTGAGGAAACG GAGTACGAGAACACGACGTCATCTCTGCCGGCGTGGCCGACGTCGACGATCCTGCCGCACGTCGCCGACGAGAACGACTCGCTGCCCACCGTCTGCCTCTACAACAGGGTCATCTTCAGCAAGAACTTCTCATACTATGTACAG GAGTGCCTGGGTCCCAGCACGCCCGCGATATTCGTGTGCACGGCGGGCGGCGAGCGACGCAGCGTGCTGTGGGACGGCCAGCCGCTGCGGCAGCAGTTCGCAGCGCTCGCGCAGCCGCAGCAGAAAGTCTTCCGGGTGGAG GTGCAGGCACACCGCGAGGCTCGTGTTCGTCTGCTACTACCACCAGGGCTGCGAGAGACGGATGACTTGCCACTACCGCTAGTGTTACATGT GTCTGCGGAACCTGGTGGTCAACTCGTGACAGAAAGATGGCGCCCCGACTGGAGCTGGTACTTGGCTACTTCCAGAAACTTCATCGTCGCTGAAATTGATGCCAGGGGTTCCGGTGGACAG GGAGAGGAACTCCGTACAGAAATATATCAGAGACTACTTTCAGTTGACGTTGAGGATCAAATTGCTGTACTAAC ATATCTCCGTGACAACCTCAAAGCGGTAGACGGAGCGAGGGTTGGCGCGTGCGGACGCGGGTACGGCGCGGGCGCAGCGCTGGCATTGGCTGCGGGCGATGCACGGAACCTCACGCGCTGCATTGCCCTCGCTGCACCGCTAGCTGACCTTAGGCAGCATA ACTCATACTGGACGGAGCGTTACGGCGGCGCGCACGGCGTGGCGGCAGGCGGCGCGGTATGGCGGCGCGCGGGCAACCTCCCCCCGCGCCGGCTGCTGCTGGCGCACGCCACCGCCGACCTGCGCGCGCCGCCAGCACACGCGCTTGCACTGGCACGGGCGCTGGTGAAGGCGTCCGCGCTTTATACGCATCAG GTGTATCCAGACGAAGGGCATAACTTTGAAAAGTCAAACCTGCATCTTCATAAGACGATGGAACAGTTTTTCGAGGAATGCTTTGGTCCCGTGGAGGTAGCGGACTGGGACGCGGCTGGAATGGGCGGCCTGTTCCCGTTCAGAGATTAG